In one Pseudomonas fitomaticsae genomic region, the following are encoded:
- the algK gene encoding alginate biosynthesis TPR repeat lipoprotein AlgK: protein MTIPTPLNTPQPLWERACSRMRFNIQNQCGLTHRLREQARSHMGPLCAVALAVSLAGCAGLPDQRLANEALKRGDTATAAQNYRALADLGYSEAQVGLADIQVDSRDPEQMKQAEATYRAAASVSPRAQARLGRLLVAKPGSTEAEHQEAESLLKKAAASGEGNTLIPLAMLYLQYPHSFPNINAQQQIDQWRKSGYPEAGLAQVLLYRTQGTYDQHLNDVEKICKAALNTTDICYVELATVYQKRGAPEQQAELIKQLQAGYSRGTVSAQRVDSVARVLADSTLGKTDEKTAQSLLEPIAPGYPASWVTLAQLLYDFPELGDTDQMMKYLDNGRAADQPRAELLLGKLYYEGKLVPADAKVAEEHFQKAVGREVAADYYLGQIYRRGYLGKVYPQKALDHLLTAARNGQNSADFAIAQLFSQGKGTRPDPLNAYVFSQLAKAQNTPQADELATTLAAQLPPERLAEAQRLLQQEQATRGALSQNTLQLHALQEEDGEEKL from the coding sequence GTGACGATTCCTACTCCTTTGAACACGCCGCAGCCCTTGTGGGAGCGGGCTTGCTCGCGAATGCGGTTCAACATTCAAAATCAGTGTGGGCTGACACACCGCCTTCGCGAGCAAGCCCGCTCCCACATGGGTCCTCTGTGTGCAGTTGCATTGGCAGTGAGTCTGGCCGGTTGCGCCGGCCTGCCCGACCAGCGTCTGGCCAACGAAGCGCTCAAGCGCGGTGACACCGCGACCGCCGCGCAGAACTACCGTGCGCTGGCCGATCTGGGTTACAGCGAAGCCCAGGTGGGCCTCGCCGATATTCAGGTCGACAGCCGCGACCCGGAACAAATGAAACAGGCCGAAGCCACCTACCGCGCCGCCGCCAGTGTTTCGCCGCGTGCCCAGGCCCGACTCGGCCGCTTGCTGGTGGCCAAGCCCGGTTCCACCGAGGCCGAGCATCAGGAGGCCGAAAGCCTGCTGAAGAAAGCCGCCGCCAGTGGCGAAGGCAACACGCTGATCCCGCTCGCGATGCTGTACCTGCAATACCCGCACAGCTTCCCGAACATCAACGCCCAGCAGCAGATCGACCAGTGGCGCAAATCCGGTTATCCGGAAGCCGGTCTCGCCCAGGTGCTGCTGTATCGCACCCAGGGCACTTACGACCAGCATCTGAATGACGTGGAAAAAATCTGCAAGGCCGCGCTCAACACCACCGACATCTGCTACGTCGAGCTGGCCACGGTCTATCAGAAACGTGGCGCGCCGGAGCAACAGGCCGAGCTGATCAAGCAACTGCAGGCCGGTTACAGCCGCGGCACCGTCAGTGCTCAGCGGGTGGATTCGGTGGCCCGTGTGCTGGCCGATTCGACCCTGGGCAAGACCGACGAAAAAACCGCGCAGTCGCTGCTCGAACCGATCGCTCCGGGCTACCCGGCGTCGTGGGTCACCCTCGCACAACTGCTGTATGACTTCCCGGAACTGGGCGACACCGACCAGATGATGAAGTACCTGGACAACGGCCGCGCCGCCGACCAGCCGCGCGCCGAACTGTTGCTGGGCAAGCTCTACTACGAAGGCAAACTGGTCCCGGCCGACGCGAAAGTCGCCGAGGAACATTTCCAGAAAGCCGTCGGCCGCGAAGTCGCCGCCGATTACTACCTCGGCCAGATCTACCGCCGTGGCTACCTGGGCAAGGTCTATCCGCAGAAGGCCCTCGACCATCTGCTGACCGCTGCGCGCAACGGCCAGAACAGCGCCGACTTCGCCATCGCCCAGCTGTTTTCCCAAGGCAAGGGCACCAGGCCCGACCCGCTCAACGCCTACGTGTTCAGCCAGTTGGCCAAGGCGCAAAACACGCCGCAAGCCGATGAGCTGGCGACCACCCTCGCCGCGCAACTGCCGCCCGAGCGCCTGGCCGAAGCCCAGCGCCTGCTGCAACAGGAACAGGCGACCCGTGGCGCCCTGAGCCAGAACACGCTGCAACTGCACGCCCTGCAAGAAGAAGACGGCGAGGAAAAATTATGA
- a CDS encoding alginate biosynthesis protein Alg44, protein MNTAVNVNVVHESEAQRQHARVKIPAKLRFFGPDRTPVDARVIDLSAGGLAFNAGQLPLTVGEVYKARLQFVIDNLGLAMDVELQVRSFDRQTGRAGCQFQNLEPQDISTLRHLITSHLAGDIVSIGEVLATLQRDNFTKARKVKDGGHGMTPFGRLKAVTFSAGVFAVGLVAAGFIFKSVYSMYFVSHAQAGLVSVPGMNITMPRDGTVQSLVKSDGVAAKGAPLATFSTSMLDVLKGHLEEDQLSPAKVEELFGKQMTGTLTSPCDCTVAQQLVADGQYASKGDVIFSLVPRNTQATVDARFSYRQFGDVRPGTPVSFQIAGEDKTRTGKIVSSTSLKSADLSSDIRVQIQPDEPLDSRFAGRPVEVNSDRGPNLNWLIDKAMAAGL, encoded by the coding sequence ATGAATACCGCCGTCAACGTCAACGTAGTGCATGAATCCGAAGCCCAGCGTCAGCACGCCCGGGTCAAAATCCCGGCCAAGCTGCGGTTCTTCGGCCCTGACCGGACGCCCGTCGATGCGCGGGTCATCGACCTGTCTGCCGGTGGCCTGGCGTTCAATGCCGGTCAACTGCCGCTGACCGTCGGCGAGGTGTACAAGGCGCGTCTGCAATTCGTCATCGACAACCTCGGCCTGGCCATGGACGTGGAGCTGCAGGTGCGTTCCTTCGACCGCCAGACCGGCCGCGCCGGTTGCCAGTTCCAGAACCTCGAACCGCAGGACATTTCGACCCTGCGCCACCTGATCACTTCGCACCTGGCCGGCGACATCGTCAGCATCGGCGAAGTGCTGGCGACCCTGCAGCGCGACAACTTCACCAAGGCGCGCAAGGTCAAGGACGGCGGCCACGGCATGACCCCGTTCGGTCGCCTGAAAGCCGTGACCTTCAGCGCCGGTGTCTTCGCTGTCGGCCTGGTGGCGGCGGGGTTCATTTTCAAATCGGTGTACAGCATGTACTTCGTCAGCCATGCCCAGGCCGGTCTGGTCAGCGTGCCGGGGATGAACATCACCATGCCGCGCGACGGCACCGTGCAGAGCCTGGTGAAATCCGACGGTGTTGCCGCCAAGGGCGCACCGCTGGCGACGTTCAGCACCAGCATGCTCGACGTACTCAAAGGTCATCTGGAAGAAGATCAACTGTCCCCGGCCAAGGTTGAAGAACTGTTCGGCAAGCAAATGACCGGCACCCTGACCTCGCCATGCGATTGCACCGTGGCCCAGCAACTGGTGGCTGACGGTCAATACGCGAGCAAAGGTGATGTGATCTTCTCGCTGGTGCCGCGCAACACCCAGGCCACCGTCGATGCGCGCTTCTCCTATCGCCAGTTCGGCGACGTGCGTCCGGGCACCCCGGTGAGCTTCCAGATCGCCGGCGAAGACAAGACCCGCACCGGCAAGATCGTCAGCAGCACCAGCCTGAAAAGTGCCGACCTGTCCTCCGACATCCGTGTGCAGATCCAGCCTGACGAGCCGCTGGACAGCCGCTTCGCCGGCCGCCCGGTGGAAGTCAACAGCGACCGTGGTCCGAACCTGAACTGGCTGATCGACAAAGCCATGGCTGCCGGTCTTTAA
- the alg8 gene encoding mannuronan synthase, with protein sequence MSKLKHFFLQSAGWLLFLSLLMGLALMLPTSTFDSESKDFIFLIGAVGIWRYSMGATHFVRGMIFLYIVYPHLRRKVRKLGKAADPSHVFLMVTSFRIDALTTAQVYSSVIREAIDCELPTTVVCSIVEMSDELLVKALWARMNPPDRVKLDFVRIPGTGKRDGLAFGFRAISRHLPDDRAVVAVIDGDTVLGEGVVRKTVPWFQMFGNVGGLTTNEFCEVRGGYIMSEWHKLRFAQRHINMCSMALSKRVLTMTGRMSVFRATVVTNPEFIADVESDSLQHWRLGRFKFLTGDDKSSWFSLMRLGYDTFYVPDAAINTVEHPPEKSFIKASRKLMFRWYGNNLRQNSRALGLGVKRLGAFTSVVLFDQRVSMWTSLLGLTVAIIASFKYGTAFILVYLLWIGITRLILTLLLSCSGHRIGPAYPAILYYNQIVGALVKIYVFFRLDQQSWTRQPTSLTRDLASFQRWFNTWSSRTMTFSAGSIFVAVLLMMV encoded by the coding sequence ATGTCCAAGCTCAAACATTTTTTTCTGCAATCCGCCGGCTGGCTTTTGTTTCTGAGCCTGCTGATGGGCCTGGCCCTGATGCTGCCCACGTCCACATTCGACTCCGAGTCGAAGGACTTCATTTTCCTGATTGGCGCCGTGGGTATCTGGCGCTATTCGATGGGTGCCACGCACTTTGTACGCGGCATGATTTTTCTCTACATCGTCTACCCGCACCTGCGCCGCAAGGTTCGCAAGCTGGGTAAGGCGGCGGACCCGTCCCATGTGTTTCTGATGGTCACCAGCTTCCGCATCGACGCGTTGACCACCGCGCAGGTCTACAGCTCGGTGATCCGCGAAGCCATCGACTGCGAACTGCCGACCACCGTGGTCTGCTCCATCGTCGAAATGTCCGATGAGCTGCTGGTCAAGGCGCTGTGGGCGCGGATGAATCCGCCAGACCGGGTGAAGCTCGACTTCGTGCGCATCCCCGGCACCGGCAAGCGCGATGGCCTGGCGTTCGGTTTCCGCGCGATCTCCCGTCACCTGCCGGACGACCGCGCCGTGGTAGCCGTGATCGACGGCGACACCGTGCTCGGCGAAGGCGTAGTGCGCAAAACCGTGCCGTGGTTCCAGATGTTCGGCAACGTCGGCGGCCTGACCACCAACGAGTTCTGCGAAGTACGCGGCGGCTACATCATGAGCGAGTGGCACAAGCTGCGTTTCGCCCAACGCCACATCAACATGTGCTCGATGGCCCTGTCCAAACGCGTGCTGACCATGACCGGGCGCATGTCGGTGTTCCGCGCCACCGTGGTCACCAACCCGGAATTCATCGCCGACGTTGAAAGCGACTCGCTGCAACACTGGCGTCTGGGCCGTTTCAAGTTCCTCACCGGCGACGACAAGTCGAGCTGGTTCAGCCTGATGCGTCTGGGCTACGACACCTTTTACGTGCCGGATGCGGCGATCAACACCGTTGAACACCCGCCGGAAAAGAGCTTCATCAAGGCCAGCCGCAAACTGATGTTCCGTTGGTACGGCAACAACCTGCGGCAGAACTCCCGAGCGCTGGGCCTGGGTGTAAAACGTCTCGGCGCCTTCACCTCGGTGGTGCTGTTCGACCAGCGCGTATCGATGTGGACTTCGCTGCTCGGCCTGACCGTGGCAATCATCGCCAGCTTCAAGTACGGCACCGCGTTCATCCTGGTTTACCTGCTGTGGATCGGCATCACCCGGCTGATTCTGACGCTACTGCTGTCCTGCTCGGGCCACCGGATCGGTCCGGCTTACCCGGCGATTCTCTATTACAACCAGATCGTCGGCGCGCTGGTGAAGATCTACGTGTTCTTCCGCCTCGACCAACAATCCTGGACCCGACAACCCACTTCCCTGACCCGTGATCTCGCCAGCTTTCAACGTTGGTTCAACACCTGGTCGTCTCGGACCATGACCTTCTCCGCCGGCAGCATTTTCGTCGCCGTGCTGCTGATGATGGTCTGA
- a CDS encoding nucleotide sugar dehydrogenase → MRISIFGLGYVGAVCAGCLSARGHDVVGVDVAKDKIDMINAGKSPIVEPGLGELLAQGIQTGRLRGTTNFAEAIRDTDLSMICVGTPSKKNGDLELNYIEAVCREIGFVLREKSTRHTIVVRSTVLPGTVANVVIPILEDCSGKKAGVDFGVAVNPEFLRESTAIADYDLPPMTVIGEFDKASGDVLQSLYEELDAPIIRKDIAVAEMIKYTCNVWHATKVTFANEIGNIAKAVGVDGREVMDVVCQDKTLNLSQYYMRPGFAFGGSCLPKDVRALTYRAGSLDVEAPLLNSLMRSNESQVQNAFDIVESHDKRKVALLGLSFKAGTDDLRESPLVELAEMLIGKGYDLSIYDSNVQYARVHGANKDYIESKIPHVSSLLNADFDSVIDNSDVIILGNRDEKFRALAEEAPQGKQVIDLVGFMSKATSAGSRTEGICW, encoded by the coding sequence ATGCGCATCAGCATATTTGGTTTGGGTTACGTTGGCGCAGTATGTGCCGGTTGCCTGTCTGCACGGGGCCATGACGTGGTTGGCGTCGATGTTGCCAAAGACAAGATCGACATGATCAACGCTGGCAAATCTCCCATTGTCGAACCGGGCCTGGGCGAGTTGCTGGCACAAGGTATCCAGACCGGTCGTCTGCGCGGCACGACCAACTTCGCCGAAGCGATTCGCGACACCGACCTGTCAATGATCTGCGTCGGCACGCCGAGCAAGAAGAACGGCGACCTGGAACTGAACTACATCGAAGCGGTGTGCCGCGAGATCGGTTTTGTCCTGCGTGAAAAGTCCACCCGTCACACCATCGTCGTGCGCAGCACCGTTCTGCCGGGTACCGTGGCAAACGTTGTCATCCCGATCCTCGAAGACTGCTCCGGCAAGAAAGCCGGCGTTGATTTCGGTGTCGCCGTGAACCCTGAGTTCCTGCGTGAATCCACCGCGATCGCCGACTACGACCTGCCACCGATGACCGTCATCGGCGAGTTCGACAAGGCGTCGGGCGACGTTCTGCAATCGCTGTACGAAGAACTCGACGCACCGATCATCCGCAAGGACATCGCCGTCGCCGAGATGATCAAGTACACCTGCAACGTCTGGCACGCGACCAAAGTGACCTTCGCCAACGAGATCGGCAACATCGCCAAAGCGGTGGGCGTCGATGGTCGCGAAGTGATGGACGTGGTCTGCCAGGACAAAACCCTCAACCTTTCCCAGTACTACATGCGCCCGGGCTTCGCTTTCGGCGGTTCGTGCCTGCCCAAAGACGTGCGCGCCCTGACCTACCGCGCCGGTTCCCTGGACGTCGAAGCGCCGCTGCTCAACTCGCTGATGCGCAGCAACGAATCGCAAGTGCAGAACGCCTTCGACATCGTTGAAAGCCACGACAAACGCAAAGTCGCCCTGCTCGGCCTGAGCTTCAAGGCCGGCACCGACGACCTGCGCGAGAGCCCACTGGTGGAACTGGCCGAGATGCTGATCGGCAAGGGTTACGACCTGAGCATCTACGACAGCAACGTCCAGTACGCCCGTGTCCACGGCGCGAACAAGGACTACATCGAGTCGAAGATCCCGCATGTGTCGTCCCTGCTCAACGCGGACTTCGATTCGGTGATCGACAACTCCGACGTGATCATCCTCGGCAACCGCGACGAGAAGTTCCGCGCCCTCGCCGAAGAAGCGCCGCAGGGCAAGCAGGTGATCGACCTGGTGGGCTTCATGTCCAAGGCCACCAGCGCCGGTAGCCGCACCGAAGGGATCTGCTGGTAA
- the yaaA gene encoding peroxide stress protein YaaA translates to MLMVISPAKTLDYETPPATQRFTQPQYLDHSQELIQQLRELSPAQISELMHVSDKIGGLNAARFGSWTPAFTPENAKQALLAFKGDVYTGLDAQSFSEADFDYAQQHLRMLSGLYGLLRPLDLMQPYRLEMGTKLANARGKDLYAFWGTRISEWLNEALADQGDDVLLNLASNEYFSAVKRTALNARIINTEFKDLKNGQYKIISFYAKKARGLMSRFVIQEKINDPALLKQFDVQGYRYSAEQSKPDNLVFLRDHAPE, encoded by the coding sequence ATGCTGATGGTGATTTCCCCCGCCAAGACCCTCGATTACGAAACACCGCCGGCGACCCAGCGTTTCACCCAGCCGCAATACCTCGACCACTCCCAGGAACTGATCCAGCAACTGCGCGAACTGAGCCCGGCGCAGATCAGCGAACTGATGCACGTGTCCGACAAGATCGGCGGCCTCAACGCCGCGCGTTTCGGCAGCTGGACACCGGCGTTCACCCCGGAAAACGCCAAACAGGCATTGCTGGCCTTCAAGGGCGACGTCTACACCGGACTCGACGCCCAGAGCTTCAGCGAAGCCGATTTCGATTACGCGCAACAGCACCTGCGCATGCTCTCCGGCCTTTACGGCTTGCTGCGTCCGCTCGACCTGATGCAGCCGTATCGCCTGGAAATGGGCACCAAACTGGCCAACGCCCGTGGCAAGGACTTGTACGCCTTCTGGGGCACGCGCATCAGCGAATGGCTGAACGAAGCGCTGGCCGATCAGGGCGACGACGTGCTGCTGAATCTGGCGTCCAACGAATACTTCTCGGCGGTCAAACGCACGGCCCTGAACGCGCGGATCATCAATACCGAGTTCAAGGACCTGAAGAACGGCCAGTACAAGATCATCAGTTTCTACGCCAAAAAAGCCCGGGGCCTGATGAGCCGCTTCGTGATCCAGGAAAAAATCAACGATCCAGCCCTGCTCAAGCAGTTCGATGTGCAGGGTTATCGCTACAGCGCCGAGCAATCGAAACCGGATAATCTGGTGTTTCTACGCGATCACGCCCCCGAATAA
- a CDS encoding polysaccharide deacetylase family protein encodes MRIVLFFTAWLLSVGAVAAPGDIATLDRSTWPEKLDNPTLFDVASRAEILMFARGLLGTEALDEAALAQRLGLRTVNLDAINSLRERLWQRLLANYNFAQQSCDQDASFCFLVEDLPTLREQAAKFVVSDESYYTRWAEPSRVFHLQYLDELMRKAALSPQTSSELDHFGDYERNGDDMHDRLFLLSFDSAANLQPDNTDWLTEYLRKSNLSGTFFMLGKDVQARLADRSVSSLQAAFSQQCVGVQGWEFRSHSHWQDWQDSVRRSADLVRNKLPENYVPLFRPPEGQRRSDARSFFNSQGLQVALWDIDAQDGAGKLKGNPSAQRVLTLMLLWRHGVINFNMKQDAVKTALPWLITQTAQSGIGWEDCQDAFR; translated from the coding sequence TTGCGCATTGTTCTTTTTTTCACCGCGTGGCTGTTGAGCGTCGGTGCCGTTGCGGCGCCGGGCGATATCGCGACGCTGGATCGCAGCACATGGCCGGAAAAACTCGACAATCCGACCCTGTTCGACGTCGCCTCGCGGGCGGAAATCCTGATGTTCGCCCGCGGCCTGCTCGGCACCGAAGCGCTGGATGAAGCGGCGCTGGCCCAGCGTCTGGGGCTGCGCACGGTCAATCTGGACGCAATCAACAGCCTGCGCGAGCGCCTGTGGCAGCGTCTGCTGGCCAACTACAACTTTGCCCAGCAAAGCTGCGATCAGGACGCCTCGTTCTGCTTCCTCGTCGAAGACCTGCCGACCCTGCGCGAGCAGGCCGCCAAATTCGTGGTCAGCGACGAAAGTTATTACACCAGGTGGGCCGAACCGAGCCGGGTCTTCCATCTTCAATACCTGGATGAGCTGATGCGCAAGGCTGCGCTGTCGCCGCAGACCAGCAGCGAACTCGATCATTTCGGCGACTACGAGCGCAACGGCGACGACATGCACGATCGCCTGTTTCTGCTGAGTTTCGACAGCGCTGCCAACCTGCAACCGGACAACACCGACTGGCTCACCGAGTACCTGCGCAAGTCGAACCTGAGCGGCACCTTCTTCATGTTGGGCAAGGATGTTCAGGCGCGGCTGGCCGACCGTTCCGTCAGCAGTCTGCAAGCGGCGTTTTCGCAGCAGTGCGTCGGCGTGCAGGGCTGGGAGTTCCGTTCCCACAGCCACTGGCAGGATTGGCAGGATTCGGTGCGGCGCAGTGCCGATCTGGTCCGCAACAAGCTTCCGGAAAACTACGTGCCGCTGTTCCGTCCGCCGGAAGGGCAACGTCGAAGTGATGCCCGTAGCTTCTTCAACAGTCAGGGCCTGCAAGTGGCGCTGTGGGACATCGATGCCCAGGACGGTGCCGGCAAACTCAAGGGCAATCCGAGTGCGCAGCGGGTGCTGACCTTGATGCTGTTGTGGCGTCATGGGGTGATCAATTTCAACATGAAACAGGATGCGGTGAAGACCGCGTTGCCGTGGCTGATCACGCAAACCGCGCAAAGCGGTATCGGCTGGGAAGACTGTCAGGACGCGTTCCGCTGA
- a CDS encoding PhoH family protein, protein MDDHGRSPSSNQPILYVLDTNVLIHDPNALLNFEEHHVAIPMTVLEELDKLKSGHHSVAAECRQAIRLIDKTLGDASPDDVEQGVPIQRGKGGPKGLLSILMSKQAESNLILPEHLNDNKIINQLIDLHTRDPKKPVVLVTKDINMRLKARACGIDAEDYSTDQLVDDVSLLPNGYHNMTGSFWDRVSKVETRQDHGRTWHQVQLIDNLPAVHINEFIIDEQGFVGWIKEIEEDKLLILDLHQEPLLHQEAWGLKPRDIYQSLALYALLDPDIHLVNLSGAAGSGKTILALAAAIEQTMVSKRYRRIIATRSVQGLDQEIGFLPGTEAEKMEPWLGAITDNLEALHMDDENTHGSVDYILSKVPLQFKSLNYIRGRSFQQSLILIDECQNLTPHQMKTIITRAGAGSKVVCLGNLAQIDTPYLSATSSGLTYLTERFKDFPNGVHITLQGVPRSILAEYAESHL, encoded by the coding sequence ATGGATGATCACGGACGTAGCCCTTCCTCCAACCAGCCAATCCTTTATGTACTCGATACCAACGTACTGATTCACGATCCGAACGCCCTGCTGAATTTCGAAGAACACCACGTCGCGATCCCGATGACCGTGCTTGAAGAGCTGGACAAGCTCAAGAGCGGGCATCACAGCGTGGCCGCCGAATGCCGTCAGGCGATCCGGCTGATCGACAAGACCCTGGGCGATGCCTCACCCGATGATGTCGAACAGGGCGTGCCGATCCAGCGCGGCAAGGGCGGCCCGAAGGGCCTGCTGTCGATTCTGATGAGCAAGCAGGCCGAATCGAACCTGATTCTGCCCGAGCATCTGAACGACAACAAAATCATCAACCAACTGATCGACCTGCACACCCGGGACCCGAAAAAACCGGTGGTGCTGGTCACCAAAGACATCAACATGCGCCTCAAGGCGCGTGCCTGCGGGATCGACGCCGAGGACTACAGCACCGACCAGTTGGTCGACGACGTGTCCCTGCTGCCCAACGGCTATCACAACATGACCGGCTCCTTCTGGGACCGCGTGAGCAAGGTCGAAACCCGTCAGGACCACGGCCGCACCTGGCATCAGGTACAGCTGATCGACAACCTGCCCGCCGTGCACATCAATGAGTTCATCATCGATGAGCAGGGCTTCGTCGGCTGGATCAAGGAGATCGAAGAGGACAAGCTGCTGATCCTCGACCTGCACCAGGAACCGCTGCTGCACCAGGAAGCCTGGGGCCTCAAGCCACGGGACATCTACCAGAGCCTGGCGCTGTACGCGCTGCTGGATCCGGATATTCACCTGGTCAACCTGTCCGGCGCCGCCGGTTCGGGTAAAACCATTCTGGCGCTGGCCGCGGCGATCGAGCAGACCATGGTCAGCAAGCGTTATCGCCGCATCATCGCCACCCGCAGCGTGCAGGGTCTGGACCAGGAAATCGGCTTCCTGCCCGGCACCGAGGCGGAAAAAATGGAGCCGTGGCTCGGCGCTATCACCGACAACCTCGAAGCCTTGCACATGGATGACGAAAACACCCATGGCAGCGTCGACTACATCCTCAGCAAAGTGCCGTTGCAGTTCAAATCGCTCAACTACATTCGCGGTCGCAGCTTCCAGCAGAGCCTGATCCTGATCGACGAATGCCAGAACCTCACGCCGCACCAGATGAAAACCATCATCACCCGGGCCGGCGCCGGTTCCAAAGTGGTGTGCCTGGGCAACCTGGCACAGATCGACACCCCTTACCTGTCCGCGACCAGCTCCGGGCTGACCTACCTGACCGAACGCTTCAAGGATTTCCCCAACGGTGTGCACATCACCCTGCAAGGGGTGCCTCGCTCGATCCTGGCCGAATACGCCGAATCGCATCTGTAA
- the moaC gene encoding cyclic pyranopterin monophosphate synthase MoaC translates to MLTHLDSQGRANMVDVTEKAVTFREATAQALVRMLPDTLQMIVSGGHPKGDVFAVARIAGIQAAKKTSDLIPLCHPLMLTGVKVELSAEGDDTVRIVARCKLSGQTGVEMEALTAASVAALTIYDMCKAVDRGMTIESVRLLEKVGGKSGHFQAEQP, encoded by the coding sequence GTGCTGACTCATCTCGATTCCCAAGGTCGCGCCAACATGGTCGACGTCACCGAAAAAGCCGTGACGTTCCGTGAGGCGACGGCCCAAGCGCTGGTGCGCATGTTGCCCGACACCCTGCAGATGATCGTCAGCGGCGGCCATCCCAAGGGCGACGTGTTCGCCGTGGCGCGCATTGCCGGCATTCAGGCGGCGAAGAAAACCAGTGACCTGATTCCCCTGTGCCATCCGTTGATGCTGACCGGCGTCAAGGTCGAGCTCAGTGCCGAAGGCGATGACACGGTACGCATTGTGGCTCGCTGCAAACTGTCCGGGCAGACCGGCGTCGAGATGGAAGCACTGACCGCCGCCAGCGTTGCCGCCCTGACCATCTACGACATGTGCAAGGCCGTGGACCGAGGCATGACCATCGAAAGCGTGCGCCTGCTGGAGAAGGTTGGCGGCAAGAGCGGGCATTTCCAGGCGGAGCAGCCATGA
- a CDS encoding MoaD/ThiS family protein, whose product MNLTVKFFARYREALGVDSVKVEGDFATVDDVRALLAQRDGAEVLSEQNLMCARNEDLCQLDEPVVDGDEVAFFPTVTGG is encoded by the coding sequence ATGAACCTGACCGTGAAGTTTTTCGCCCGTTACCGCGAAGCGCTGGGCGTGGATTCGGTGAAGGTCGAGGGTGATTTCGCCACCGTCGATGACGTTCGCGCGTTGCTGGCGCAGCGTGACGGCGCCGAGGTGCTCAGCGAGCAGAACCTGATGTGCGCGCGCAACGAAGACCTCTGCCAGCTCGACGAGCCGGTGGTCGATGGCGACGAAGTGGCGTTTTTCCCCACTGTGACCGGAGGCTGA
- the moaE gene encoding molybdopterin synthase catalytic subunit MoaE, with protein sequence MGIRVQCEPFDPGAEVNAMHAANVGVGAVVSFVGYVRDFNDGLDVAGMFLEHYPGMTEKALGKIAVEAEQRWPLLKLEVLHRIGALEPGEPIVFVAAASAHRQAAFDACAFVMDYLKTRAPFWKKENTSDGPRWVEGRDSDHAAADRWKK encoded by the coding sequence ATGGGCATTCGGGTGCAGTGCGAACCGTTCGATCCGGGCGCTGAAGTCAACGCGATGCACGCGGCCAATGTCGGCGTCGGCGCGGTGGTGAGTTTTGTCGGCTACGTGCGTGACTTCAACGATGGGCTGGATGTCGCCGGGATGTTTCTCGAACACTATCCGGGCATGACCGAAAAGGCCCTCGGCAAGATTGCTGTTGAGGCCGAGCAGCGTTGGCCGCTGTTGAAGCTGGAAGTGCTGCACCGCATCGGCGCGCTGGAACCGGGTGAGCCGATCGTGTTTGTCGCCGCCGCCAGTGCCCATCGCCAGGCAGCATTCGACGCCTGCGCCTTCGTCATGGATTACCTGAAAACCCGCGCGCCGTTCTGGAAGAAAGAGAACACCAGCGACGGCCCGCGCTGGGTCGAAGGCCGTGACAGCGATCATGCGGCGGCGGATCGCTGGAAAAAGTAA